In Spirosoma aureum, a single genomic region encodes these proteins:
- a CDS encoding lantibiotic dehydratase, producing MIQRLDFFVLRRPVFSVDSLHSRYQLLRDNPAALPDLLRDWFSSPLQQQALETASPQLFARVQRWLAGESLSDEAKIINTLHKYLIRMTTRSTPYGLFAGCTIGSIGSTTQFQAGSSATIAPHVRLDIDYLQSIKDWLLDQPDIRRQLRLFTNSTLYLAGNYFRFIEQQLETTGRTYFISAVGRDDLLADLFSFAQQGVTGDDIVDFLNTRYQVTPDDAAHYVSELIDSQLLVFELEPSLTGDPYLTAMRNRLATLSRSLSVLYSQQVIEEVTSLLTTRPLQLPTLLNYLDEQGINKPGSDLIQIDTACAGDQYQLSERWLNNLQRQLNVLLVLNQPFHSNDLDDFRHRFYTRYEEEEVPLALALDHEMGIGYGNSSTLGVGSAPMIDSLSLPGSAVHPATSLTEWQSFVLTRYTEVLRYGQGEIVLTDSDLQKVGDQGNRQQTLPSSCYAFGTLVASSAQAIDNDDYLFVLSGFRGPSAVNLMSRFSESDPALAECIRNCARQEEDHHPDVILAEIVHFPESRAGNILVRPALHQYEIPYLGRASVDADHQIPLSDLYVSVRNNRLILRSKRLNKRVIPRLSNAHNYQGGLPVYQFLCNLQYQDAYLDLHWNWGLLAQQAYLPRVRYNHIVLSRATWQVMAKQFTLNDPNRLREQLNDIGLPQEFMIVSGDNELRIDLRVDACVQLLIQELRRGITLRLVECLTTPESCPVRDSDNQAFTHELVLPFRNSSALPYAPIDAATADIPQRRFSVGSEWLYLKIYAGEKASDILLVDALYPAIQELIEQQIVTKFFFIRYKDQDPHLRLRFHGNPFIEFYHYVIRRIEKALQPYVQSGIVHKIQTDTYQRELERYGMKTIATCEHVFHHDSLSTLQFMSQTGDSFDENLRFAFAAHKIDRLLKGMNTTMDDCHSLLNLLKERFFVEFNGDANLRQQLNERYRTYKPLLEQALSRPFPLANGLEDWADQQQPLLVTLGQTNQSSSHFQTLAGSLIHMTINRLFPSKQRAYELVLYHCLAKFYDSQRARQQTATRQLTDS from the coding sequence ATGATCCAACGTTTAGATTTTTTTGTCCTACGACGCCCGGTTTTTTCTGTCGACTCCCTGCACTCCCGTTACCAGCTACTTCGGGACAATCCCGCTGCTCTACCCGATCTACTCCGTGACTGGTTTAGCTCTCCGCTTCAGCAGCAAGCTTTAGAAACAGCTTCTCCCCAATTGTTTGCCCGAGTTCAGCGATGGCTGGCGGGCGAGTCGCTATCCGACGAAGCAAAAATTATCAATACGCTCCATAAGTATTTAATCAGAATGACTACCCGGAGTACGCCCTATGGCTTATTTGCCGGGTGCACAATCGGCTCGATCGGTAGTACCACTCAATTTCAGGCTGGATCATCGGCAACCATCGCCCCCCACGTTCGTTTAGACATCGACTATTTACAATCCATTAAAGACTGGCTTCTGGACCAGCCTGATATCAGGCGCCAGCTTCGGCTTTTTACCAATTCAACGCTTTATCTGGCTGGCAATTACTTTCGCTTTATCGAGCAACAGCTGGAAACAACCGGCCGTACTTACTTTATCAGCGCCGTTGGCCGGGATGATTTACTGGCTGACCTGTTTTCATTTGCTCAGCAGGGTGTAACGGGTGATGACATTGTCGATTTTCTGAATACCCGATACCAGGTTACGCCCGATGATGCGGCACATTATGTGAGTGAACTAATTGACAGTCAGCTTCTTGTTTTTGAACTGGAGCCATCGCTCACCGGCGATCCCTACCTGACTGCGATGCGAAATCGGTTAGCTACGCTTTCCCGGTCGCTCTCTGTTTTATATAGCCAACAGGTTATCGAGGAAGTAACTAGCCTGTTAACGACCCGACCTCTTCAACTGCCGACTTTACTAAATTACCTCGACGAGCAGGGTATCAACAAGCCTGGCAGCGACCTGATTCAGATTGACACAGCCTGCGCTGGCGACCAGTACCAGTTAAGCGAACGCTGGCTCAATAACCTTCAACGCCAATTAAATGTATTGCTGGTTCTAAACCAGCCCTTTCATAGTAACGATCTCGATGATTTCAGGCATCGTTTTTATACCCGTTACGAGGAAGAAGAAGTGCCGCTGGCCCTTGCTCTGGACCATGAGATGGGAATAGGCTATGGCAACAGCTCGACCTTAGGCGTAGGCAGTGCTCCGATGATCGATAGTCTGTCGTTACCCGGCAGCGCGGTTCATCCGGCTACCTCGTTAACGGAGTGGCAGTCATTCGTTTTAACCCGTTATACAGAAGTGCTTCGTTATGGGCAGGGCGAGATCGTACTAACCGACTCTGACCTCCAGAAAGTTGGCGATCAGGGCAACAGGCAACAGACGCTTCCTTCGAGCTGTTATGCGTTTGGTACTTTGGTAGCTTCCTCGGCTCAGGCAATCGATAACGACGATTATTTATTTGTTTTATCGGGTTTTAGAGGCCCATCGGCCGTCAATCTAATGAGCCGGTTTAGTGAGTCCGATCCTGCTCTGGCTGAGTGTATCCGAAACTGCGCCCGGCAGGAAGAAGACCATCATCCGGATGTAATTCTGGCCGAAATTGTGCACTTCCCCGAATCCAGAGCCGGTAATATTCTGGTGCGGCCGGCACTGCACCAGTATGAAATCCCCTACTTAGGCCGGGCTTCGGTTGATGCCGACCACCAGATTCCACTGTCGGATCTCTATGTATCCGTTCGCAATAACCGGCTGATTCTACGGTCAAAGCGGCTCAACAAACGAGTCATTCCGCGTTTATCTAACGCTCATAATTACCAGGGTGGGCTGCCAGTTTATCAATTTCTGTGCAATCTTCAATACCAGGACGCGTATCTTGATCTGCACTGGAACTGGGGCTTGCTGGCACAACAGGCTTACCTGCCCCGCGTTCGGTATAACCACATTGTGCTGAGCAGAGCGACCTGGCAAGTAATGGCCAAACAATTCACGCTCAACGACCCAAACCGGCTACGCGAACAACTGAACGATATTGGTCTGCCGCAGGAGTTTATGATTGTCAGTGGCGACAATGAACTTCGTATCGATCTTCGGGTGGACGCCTGTGTTCAACTGTTAATTCAGGAGTTAAGGCGGGGAATTACACTGCGTCTGGTCGAGTGTTTGACTACGCCAGAAAGCTGTCCTGTACGCGATTCCGACAATCAGGCCTTTACTCATGAACTGGTTCTTCCCTTTCGGAATTCATCGGCATTGCCCTACGCGCCAATCGATGCGGCAACGGCCGACATACCCCAGCGCCGATTCTCGGTGGGTAGTGAATGGCTCTATCTAAAAATTTACGCTGGTGAAAAAGCGTCTGACATTCTGCTGGTTGATGCCCTTTACCCGGCTATTCAGGAGCTGATTGAGCAGCAAATTGTAACAAAGTTCTTTTTTATCCGATATAAAGATCAGGACCCCCACCTGCGTCTGCGGTTCCACGGTAACCCGTTTATTGAGTTTTATCATTATGTAATCCGGCGTATCGAGAAAGCATTACAACCTTACGTACAAAGTGGTATTGTTCATAAAATTCAGACCGATACCTACCAGCGGGAACTGGAACGGTATGGCATGAAAACGATTGCTACATGCGAACACGTTTTCCACCACGACAGTCTGAGCACGCTTCAGTTTATGAGCCAGACCGGCGACAGCTTCGACGAAAATCTGCGCTTTGCTTTTGCCGCTCACAAAATAGACCGGCTGCTCAAAGGCATGAATACCACAATGGACGATTGTCATTCCCTTCTCAACCTTTTGAAGGAGCGTTTTTTCGTGGAATTTAACGGCGATGCCAATCTACGTCAGCAACTAAACGAGCGGTATAGAACATATAAGCCACTTCTTGAACAGGCATTGAGCCGCCCATTTCCACTGGCGAACGGCCTGGAAGACTGGGCCGACCAACAGCAGCCTTTACTGGTTACGCTGGGTCAGACGAATCAGTCCAGCTCTCATTTTCAGACACTGGCCGGAAGCCTGATCCACATGACAATCAATCGGTTATTTCCTTCCAAACAACGGGCGTACGAACTGGTACTTTACCATTGTCTGGCTAAATTCTACGATTCGCAACGAGCACGACAACAAACCGCAACGCGCCAGTTGACAGACTCCTAA